AATGCCTACGGCGTTTTCCCAGGTGATGTCATCATTCCTGAATCAGAAACGATTCTCACAGCCAATCAAAAGAATGTCATTTCTAAAGCTTGGGATAACCGTTATGGTGTTCTCATGATTCGTGAACTCTTGGAAAACGTTAAGGATCGAGAACTCAACAATACTCTAATCGCTGGGGCCAATGTTCAAGAAGAAGTTGGTTTACGTGGTGCCCATGTCTCTACCACTAAATTTGATCCTGAAGTTTTCTTTGCAGTGGACTGTTCTCCTGCAGGTGATATCTATGGTAATCAAGGTAAGGTAGGTGATGGTACACTTATTCGTTTCTTCGATCCAGGTCACATCATGTTGCCCAATATGAAAGATTTCCTTTTAACTACTGCTGAAGAAGCTGGTATCAAATACCAATACTACTGTGCTGCGGGCGGAACAGATGCTGGTGCCGCTCACTTGCAGAATGCTGGTGTTCCATCAACAACTATCGGTGTTTGTGCCCGCTACATTCACTCGCACCAAACCCTTTATGCGATGGATGACTTCCTAGAAGCACAGGCCTTCTTACAAGCTATTGTTAAGAAGTTGGATCGCTCGACAGTAGATTTAATTAAAAACTACTAAGACAAGGAGTAACCCATGATTATAGGTTTTATCGGTGTCGGAAAAATGGCAACAGCCATTATCAACGGCCTAAATACAAGCTCACATCGTATCATTATTTCAGGGTCTTCCTTGGCTCGTTCACGCCAGATTGCAGAGGAACTAGAGGTTGAAGCGGCTGCTTCCCATCAGGAATTGTTGGATAATGCTGACCTGGTCATCCTTGGTATCAAACCTCAAATGTTTGATAAGGTACTAGCCGATCTCAATTTCCATCAACCTATCATAAGTATGGCTGCTGGAGTGACCTTAGAACGCCTTGCTTCCCTCACCAGTCCAGACATTCCTCTTATTCGTATCATGCCGAACCTTAATGCTCAAATTCTCAAAAGCACTACTGGTCTTTGTACTAATGATAAGGTATCCGAGGACCTTTTGGCAGTTGCCAAGGAAATCACAGACAGTTTTGGAACCACTGTTGAATTGGCTGAGAAGGACTTTGATACCTTCACTGCCTTAGCAGGTTCTAGCCCTGCCTACATCGCCCTCTTTATCGAGGCTCTAGCCAAGGCTGGTGTCAAAAACGGCCTAAGTAAGCAGGTCGCTCTGACCATTGCCACACAGACGGTTCTAGCTACTGCTGAAAATCTCAGTCTTGGTAGCAACAGTCCACATGATCTTATTGATAAGGTATGTAGCCCTGGTGGGACTACTATCGCCGGTCTCATGGACCTTGAGCGTACAGGCCTCACCCATAGTGTAGTTTCAAGTATTGATACAACCATTGCTAAAGCCAAAAAACTATAAGAATAAAGCTCGGAATCTTCCGAGCTTTATTTGATATATGGCGCTAAAAATTGTAAGAGTAACAACATTGAAACCGCAATACTATTGTTAATGATATGGGCCATGATACAGTACTCTAACTTTTGAAACTTACGATATGCTATCCCAAGGGCAAGCCCCATACCTGCATATACAATCCAAACACCGATACTATTCGGCATATGAACAAGGCCAAAAAGTAAACTACTAACAATCAAGCCAACAATAGAATCTGGATTAAAGACGCGTCCCATGAGGAGCCCTCGAAAAACCAGCTCTTCCACAATCGGTGCCATAATTACCGTAAACATTATGAGAAGGAAGGGATTCATATGGGCATTTTCTATGGCTGCCTGATTGGTGCTATTACTAACACCTTCCATCATCATGACTATAGAACCAATCCTAGTAACGATATAAATACCTAGGTAGGTCAAGCCAATCATACCCCAGGCCTTCAGGGAAGAAAGGGCCTTAAAGCCTTCGAAAAGCCCAAGACGTTTTCCTAAGAAAAGAGCTCCTGCGCTCATAAGAAGCAAGATAAAAATTAAGAGACAGACCAGCCTTATATCTTTGACACCTAAATAGATGGTTGGAACTTGATCAATAATTAGTATTAGGAAAGCTAGTAAAAAATAAAGAAAGCGTTTGAGAATTGACCCTTTGTTCATGAGAATCCACCTCTTTTCATCATCTGTTTGTACTTTTATTATAATACAACATAACTTATTTGACAAGACAAAAAGAAAACGAAAGAGGAGTTTTCCAAGATAATATAGACTCTTATCCTATTTTAGATAGGATGAGACGAATAAGAGCAAATCCCAATACTAAGCCATAGAGCAAGACTGATAAGACTGTAACATATGGCAACTGAATATTGACAAAGGCATATAGAGCAATCAAAGCAAAGATAAGCAAAAACTCTAAAATCAGAGTTGCAACTGCTGTCGCCATTAAAATCTGTTTATTTCGCTCATCGTAGGCAGCAATATACATCTGGTGAAGACGTTTAGGATGGGTAAGTATAGCAAAATAATAGATTGACAAGGCATAAACCCCAATGGTAAATCCCAATACTAATCCTAGAGTATAATCACTAAGACTGTTAGAGCGAACAATAAATAATCCCAAAATACCCAAAGAAAAGAAAGAGCAGGCTACTCGTGTAATGTATTTCTTAAATTCGGCCTCTGTTTTTCTATTTCCTAATAACATTTTTATTAACATATCTTAACACTCCCTCTATTATCCTTTATAAGAGCAATATACATTTTTTCAATGATAACTTTAATCATTCACCTTAAACGAAAAGACTGAGTAGTACACTTATGCTATTGTTGAAGATATGAACACCCATACTGTACTCGATACGCTTAGTCTTATAATATGTTATCGCAAGACCAGCTGACATAATACCATAGATGACAATTGTCTGAAGCGTAAATGCTGAGTGACCAGCCATAAAGAGAAGACTGGAAATAACAAGACCCGTCTTAAAGTATTTTCCAAAGAGCACCTTGGCTAAGAGTCCTCTAAAAATGATTTCTTCCATAATCGGAATAATAAAACCGGCGACTACTAGGTGAAGATAGAATGGTACGTGGGCAAAGATAGCATTTAAAGCATCTTGATTTTCCATAGTCGCATTGTGTGTTAACTGACCAATAAAATACCCTAGAAGATCACCTAGGAAAAAGATGACGAGATTAAGAGAAGCAATCGCAACGAGACGTCTCCAATTAATCTCTTTAAGCGATAAGAGTTTAAATCTATAAGCAATCACGATAAAAATAGCCAAACTCCCTAATGCCCAAATACCGTAACCTATTTGCTCCACAAGTGAAAACTTACCATCCTGAGTAAGTAGCGGGAAAGCACCTAATAGTGTTAAATCTAAGATTAGTAGAGTGAGCGCTAAAACAATAACACCAATTTTCTTCATGACTTGTTTAAACATATCTTTTCTCCTTAATCTTCCTCAAAAATAAAGACTTCTTCAATAGTCTTTCCAAAATATCTAGCAATTTTAAAAGCCAGTTCCAACGACGCATTATAGCGACCTTTTTCGAGTGAAATGATGGTCTGCCTCGTGACCCCCATCTCATCTGCTAACTCTGCCTGACTAATCTTATTAGCCTTGCGAAGTTCCTGAATTTTTGTTTCCATGTGGCACCTCAACCTTATCGTTTATTCTCAAATAGTTAAACTCCTTACTTTTCTTTGTTAAGTTAACTTTACATTTATAGTATAGTTCACTTTACATGTTTTGTAAAGTCTTTTTTACATTTTTTGTAAAGTTTTCTTTACTTATAGAATTACACATAAATAGAAATATTCGAATGATTCTGTCAGTGCATTCAAAAAAAGCTAGCCAATCACTCAGCCAACTTTTCTGGTCTTATCAAATTTTTGATAACTTATTTAGTTTTAAGGCGCTCAACATCACGCGCAATCACCAACTCTTCATCTGTTGGGATAACAAATACTTTAACAGCTGACTCTGCTGTTGTAATGTCGCCTACATGTCCAAAGACATTCTTTTCAGGATCCACTTCAATACCAAACCAAGTGAGACCATCCAAAACTGAAGCACGAACTTCTGCAGAGTTTTCACCAATACCTGCTGTAAAGACGATAGCATCCGCTCCGTTCAACACACCGAAGTATTGAGCGATGTATTTACGCAAACGATCCACATAAAGATCATAAGCCAAGGCACATTTTTCATCGCCAGCATTCTTACCAGCAATGATATCACGCATATCACTTGATTTTTCAGAAATGCCAAGAAGACCTGATTCCTTATTAAAGACGTGACGGATACGCTCAGCATCTGCCATTTCAGGCTCGCGGTCAATAACAAATGGAATAATCGCAGGGTCAAGATCCCCAGTACGTGTTCCCATCATAACGCCACCAAGTGGTGTCAAGCCCATTGACGTATCTACTGATTTACCACCATCAACGGCAGTAATAGAAACACCATTTCCCACATGGGCTGTGATAATCTTAGTTTCTTCAATTGGCTTACCTAACAACTTAGCTGCTTCTTGAGAAACATATTGGTGGCTAGTTCCGTGTGCTCCATACTTACGGACTTGGTAGTCTGTATAGTAACGATTAGGCACTGGATAACGGTAGGCCACTTCCGGCATAGATGTATGGAAGGCTGTATCAAAAACAGCAACACTCGTAATATCTGGGAGGAGCTCCTTAAAGGCACGAATCCCTGAAGCTGCACCTGGATTGTGTAAAGGCGCTAAGGCTGACAATTCTTCAATCTTAGCCAAGGCATCTTCATCCACCAAGCTTGATTCTTTGAAATATTCTCCACCAGCAACCACACGGTGACCAACACCTGTAATTTCATCATAGCTCTTGATAATATCAAAACGAATCAAATCATCAAGCAAGATTTTTACTGCCTGAACATGGTCAGCAATATCTAGAGTTTGCGATTCTGAACGGTCATCAAATTTTACTGTGGAAACAGAATCTTTCAAGCCGATACGTTCAATCAAACCCTTAGCAAGAACAACTTCATCTGGCATCTCATATAGTTGCCATTTCAAGCTTGAGCTTCCTGCATTAATTGCTATTGTTTTTGTCATAAGCCACCTCTTTGTAAAACGCTTTCAATAATATAGTCCTATTCTAACATGTTTTGCTAGAAAATGGAATTATCTGATTTCCATTTTTGGAAATTCTCTGTAAAATCTTTGAGGACCTCTGAGTTTTGCAAATCGCTAAGTGGATAAACAAAGGTCTCAGGAGCATTTTCAGTTTGTTTTTTAAGCACAAAGATAGACTTCATGTTACGTTTATTGCCAAAAGCTGCTTCTGGAAGAGTGATAACAGCAATAATATCAGCATAGCCTGATAGCCATTTCTTAAGCAAGTCACTTTGTGGGCTTGTCAAAAGATTAGTTGGTGCCAAAAGAATAGCAATACCATCTTTCTTCAAGTACTTGAGTGATTGCTCCATGAGAAGGTGATGGGCATAGGTGTGTTCACCAGTTGCTGCAACCTTGAAACGACTCGCAATTTCATCATTAGGGTAGTAACCAACAGGTAGGTCACTAATAATAACATCACTCTCTTTGAGAATATGTGGTCGAACAGCATCTTCTTGAATGTAAACTGCACTCGAATTCACCACATCAGCAATACTAGCTGACAAATCGATAAGGAGATCGTCAACTTCCATTCCCATATAATTAAGGGTTTTCTGACTATTATTTAGAAGAGTTTCAGCCAAGTTTCCTGTCCCCGAACCAATCTCCAAAACATCTAATTGGTCGTCCTTGGTCAAACCTTCAAGTAGGTAAAGAATGATAAATCCAATAGCATCAGGTGTAAATTGGTGATTGGCTTGTAAGGCTTCCAATTGCCCTAGCTTGATAAACAAGAACTGAAAAGCACGACGCCACTCCTCTTTGCTTAGATTAAGGGCACGTAATTTCTCGTTGTTTTTGATGATGACTTCATTAGCTACCTCAGCCCCCAAATAATAGGAATTTTGCTCAATAAGCGCATCGTAAGCATGGGTTCCAAGATCATTTTCAATGGTTTGGACATTTTCTAACAACAGCTCAAAGGCTGTCTCAATTGCTTCAAAATTCATGATTTCCTCCGTCCTTCTATCATATCAAAAAGGAAAGAGAATTTCTATTTCTGCTCCTGCTTCTTCACATAACGATAGGTCTTGATTTGGCCTTTACTGGCAACTCTAACAATCACTTGTTTGTCCTTAACCTCATAAGTCGTAGTTCCCTGAGAGAAACTAAAAGCACCTGCTTTCTTGTCCGCCAAGTCCATGGTCATCTCTGCCATGAGACGACTTTGACTGGAAATCAT
Above is a window of Streptococcus salivarius DNA encoding:
- the pepA gene encoding glutamyl aminopeptidase, translating into MTTLFDKIKEVTELSATSGFEAPVRDYLRKNITPLVDEVQTDGLGGIFGIKHSQAENAPKVLVAAHMDEVGFMIKEIKADGTFRVVELGGWNPLVVSSQRFTLHTRDGRVYPVISGSVPPHFLRASGGASSLPSVSDIVFDAGFANQEEANAYGVFPGDVIIPESETILTANQKNVISKAWDNRYGVLMIRELLENVKDRELNNTLIAGANVQEEVGLRGAHVSTTKFDPEVFFAVDCSPAGDIYGNQGKVGDGTLIRFFDPGHIMLPNMKDFLLTTAEEAGIKYQYYCAAGGTDAGAAHLQNAGVPSTTIGVCARYIHSHQTLYAMDDFLEAQAFLQAIVKKLDRSTVDLIKNY
- the proC gene encoding pyrroline-5-carboxylate reductase, whose product is MIIGFIGVGKMATAIINGLNTSSHRIIISGSSLARSRQIAEELEVEAAASHQELLDNADLVILGIKPQMFDKVLADLNFHQPIISMAAGVTLERLASLTSPDIPLIRIMPNLNAQILKSTTGLCTNDKVSEDLLAVAKEITDSFGTTVELAEKDFDTFTALAGSSPAYIALFIEALAKAGVKNGLSKQVALTIATQTVLATAENLSLGSNSPHDLIDKVCSPGGTTIAGLMDLERTGLTHSVVSSIDTTIAKAKKL
- a CDS encoding CPBP family intramembrane glutamic endopeptidase, whose amino-acid sequence is MNKGSILKRFLYFLLAFLILIIDQVPTIYLGVKDIRLVCLLIFILLLMSAGALFLGKRLGLFEGFKALSSLKAWGMIGLTYLGIYIVTRIGSIVMMMEGVSNSTNQAAIENAHMNPFLLIMFTVIMAPIVEELVFRGLLMGRVFNPDSIVGLIVSSLLFGLVHMPNSIGVWIVYAGMGLALGIAYRKFQKLEYCIMAHIINNSIAVSMLLLLQFLAPYIK
- a CDS encoding CPBP family intramembrane glutamic endopeptidase; this encodes MFKQVMKKIGVIVLALTLLILDLTLLGAFPLLTQDGKFSLVEQIGYGIWALGSLAIFIVIAYRFKLLSLKEINWRRLVAIASLNLVIFFLGDLLGYFIGQLTHNATMENQDALNAIFAHVPFYLHLVVAGFIIPIMEEIIFRGLLAKVLFGKYFKTGLVISSLLFMAGHSAFTLQTIVIYGIMSAGLAITYYKTKRIEYSMGVHIFNNSISVLLSLFV
- a CDS encoding helix-turn-helix transcriptional regulator, producing the protein METKIQELRKANKISQAELADEMGVTRQTIISLEKGRYNASLELAFKIARYFGKTIEEVFIFEED
- a CDS encoding acetate kinase, with the translated sequence MTKTIAINAGSSSLKWQLYEMPDEVVLAKGLIERIGLKDSVSTVKFDDRSESQTLDIADHVQAVKILLDDLIRFDIIKSYDEITGVGHRVVAGGEYFKESSLVDEDALAKIEELSALAPLHNPGAASGIRAFKELLPDITSVAVFDTAFHTSMPEVAYRYPVPNRYYTDYQVRKYGAHGTSHQYVSQEAAKLLGKPIEETKIITAHVGNGVSITAVDGGKSVDTSMGLTPLGGVMMGTRTGDLDPAIIPFVIDREPEMADAERIRHVFNKESGLLGISEKSSDMRDIIAGKNAGDEKCALAYDLYVDRLRKYIAQYFGVLNGADAIVFTAGIGENSAEVRASVLDGLTWFGIEVDPEKNVFGHVGDITTAESAVKVFVIPTDEELVIARDVERLKTK
- a CDS encoding class I SAM-dependent methyltransferase, with protein sequence MNFEAIETAFELLLENVQTIENDLGTHAYDALIEQNSYYLGAEVANEVIIKNNEKLRALNLSKEEWRRAFQFLFIKLGQLEALQANHQFTPDAIGFIILYLLEGLTKDDQLDVLEIGSGTGNLAETLLNNSQKTLNYMGMEVDDLLIDLSASIADVVNSSAVYIQEDAVRPHILKESDVIISDLPVGYYPNDEIASRFKVAATGEHTYAHHLLMEQSLKYLKKDGIAILLAPTNLLTSPQSDLLKKWLSGYADIIAVITLPEAAFGNKRNMKSIFVLKKQTENAPETFVYPLSDLQNSEVLKDFTENFQKWKSDNSIF
- the comGG gene encoding competence type IV pilus minor pilin ComGG, with product MLLKKQVRGGVLLYALFMAGIFTLLLHVYLERVVASSRQNQAQMISSQSRLMAEMTMDLADKKAGAFSFSQGTTTYEVKDKQVIVRVASKGQIKTYRYVKKQEQK